A segment of the Aridibaculum aurantiacum genome:
GCTAAAGTTCTTGGTGTAGGCATCAATGGCTTGCTTAAAGTGAAAGTAGAGCCTTACTTTGGCAGTGTTGATTAATTGCTGCTAAGTTTTTTTCCTGTTCTAAAACAGCATCCTATATTTACTGCTTATAAACTAACCTTCATGAGGAAAATTTCACTATTGGTGTGCCTTTCAATGGCTTCATCAATTCTTTTTGCCCAACAACCTGCGGCTGTTCCATTTACCAAAAAGCGCGGTTTGATGTTTGGCATTATGTTCAACGACTTCAGAACCCCGTCACTGCTTCAGTCAAGTTCAATTGGTTCTGTAATCAACAACAAGCAGCTTCCTAAGCTGAAGGACATGGATGCCGGTTTTAGTTTCACTTACCTTGAAACAATGGCCTCTAATGTTGATTTCACCTCGTCACTAGGTTTTTCTTTTTCTAATTATCCATTTAAGGACAGGGCGGCTTCACGTGATGAGCGCCTGCACATAGAAGGTGATGCAAACGTGAACCTTCGTTTGTTGCAAGATCGTTTTGCTATAAACCCTTACCTGACTGCAGGTGTAGGCGGATCTTACTATGATGTGTACTTTGGAGCATATGTACCTGTAGGTGCTGGTTTCCAGTTTAGATTGGGTGGTGAAGAGATCGTAAGACTACAGGCGCAGTATCGTTTTGGTATTACCGAGAATACTGCTAATCGTTTGAATTTCACTTTAGGTTTTGGCCAGATGTGGACTCCTGCAGCTCCAGTGCTTAAGCCTACACCTCCGGCACCAGTAGATGCTGATAGAGATGGTGATGGTATACCTGATTCTAAAGATCAGTGTCCTGATGTAAAAGGTGTAGCTCAATACAATGGTTGCCCGGTTCCTGATAGCGATAATGATGGCATTGCCGATGATAAAGACAAATGTCCTACAGTTCCAGGTTTAGCTAAATACGATGGTTGTCCTATTCCTGATCGTGATGGTGACAAGATCAATGATGAAGAAGATCGTTGCCCTGATGTAGCTGGTGTGGCTCGTTTGCAAGGATGTCCTGAAAAGGATACAGACGGTGATGGTGTAATGGATGATCTTGATCGTTGTCCGAACGAAGCCGGTCCTGCTAGCAACAATGGTTGCCCTGAAAGAAAAGCTCC
Coding sequences within it:
- a CDS encoding OmpA family protein, encoding MRKISLLVCLSMASSILFAQQPAAVPFTKKRGLMFGIMFNDFRTPSLLQSSSIGSVINNKQLPKLKDMDAGFSFTYLETMASNVDFTSSLGFSFSNYPFKDRAASRDERLHIEGDANVNLRLLQDRFAINPYLTAGVGGSYYDVYFGAYVPVGAGFQFRLGGEEIVRLQAQYRFGITENTANRLNFTLGFGQMWTPAAPVLKPTPPAPVDADRDGDGIPDSKDQCPDVKGVAQYNGCPVPDSDNDGIADDKDKCPTVPGLAKYDGCPIPDRDGDKINDEEDRCPDVAGVARLQGCPEKDTDGDGVMDDLDRCPNEAGPASNNGCPERKAPTKEEVTKVQEAAKFVYFETGSAKLKAASTPALQRVVKIMTDNNDATITIEGHTDNTGSAQLNQKLSEDRAASVKKYLVDKGISESRITSVGYGFDKPVAPNTTAAGRAKNRRVVMTLE